In Aliamphritea ceti, a single window of DNA contains:
- a CDS encoding NAD-dependent epimerase, which yields MKILVTGAAGFIGSATALCLCEQGHQVIGIDNLNDYYDPALKHARLERLADIENFSFIEMDISDREAIAKLFTEQRFNRVVHLAAQAGVRYSLENPMAYVDSNLVGMATILEGCRHNNVEHLVYASSSSVYGMNDEVPFSEDHGVDHPVSLYAATKKSNEMMAHSYSHLYKLPTTGLRFFTVYGPWGRPDMAPFLFTDAIVNDRPIKVFNHGKMQRDFTYIDDIVEGVVRVLANVPDANPEDAKDSPATSWAPYKIYNIGNNEPVQLSEFITAIEKAAGKEAVKEYLPMQPGDVPRTYANVDKLMALVGFKPAMPIDEGMQHFVNWYREYYQN from the coding sequence ATGAAAATATTAGTAACGGGAGCGGCTGGCTTTATCGGTTCTGCAACGGCTTTGTGCTTATGTGAACAGGGTCATCAGGTTATCGGTATTGATAATCTGAATGACTACTATGATCCTGCTCTGAAACATGCAAGGTTAGAGCGTTTAGCCGATATAGAAAACTTCAGTTTTATCGAAATGGATATCTCTGATCGTGAGGCCATTGCTAAGCTGTTTACTGAGCAAAGATTTAATCGGGTCGTTCATTTAGCTGCTCAGGCGGGGGTTCGCTATTCACTGGAAAATCCGATGGCTTATGTAGATTCAAATCTGGTCGGTATGGCGACTATTCTTGAAGGTTGCCGGCATAATAATGTTGAGCATTTAGTCTACGCATCATCCAGTTCAGTTTACGGGATGAATGACGAGGTACCATTTTCAGAAGATCATGGCGTTGATCATCCGGTATCTTTATACGCTGCAACCAAAAAATCTAATGAGATGATGGCGCACAGTTATTCGCATTTGTATAAGTTGCCGACGACTGGTTTGCGTTTCTTTACCGTTTATGGGCCTTGGGGTCGTCCGGATATGGCACCATTTTTATTTACAGATGCTATCGTCAATGACCGCCCGATTAAAGTGTTTAATCACGGTAAAATGCAGCGAGATTTCACCTATATAGATGATATTGTCGAAGGTGTTGTGCGTGTTTTAGCGAATGTGCCAGACGCTAATCCCGAAGATGCTAAAGACAGCCCGGCAACAAGCTGGGCACCTTATAAAATATATAACATTGGGAACAATGAGCCTGTCCAGCTAAGCGAGTTCATAACGGCGATCGAAAAAGCCGCAGGCAAAGAAGCTGTTAAAGAATACCTGCCAATGCAGCCTGGTGACGTTCCGCGTACCTACGCTAATGTTGATAAGCTGATGGCGCTGGTGGGCTTTAAGCCTGCAATGCCAATTGATGAAGGTATGCAGCATTTTGTTAATTGGTATCGTGAGTATTATCAGAATTAA
- a CDS encoding glycosyltransferase family protein, which yields MRNKLDNCRLLIYSHDSFGLGHLRRCRALAHALVDQYKGLSILILTGSPIIGRFDFKARVDFVRIPGVIKLHNGDYTSLGLHIDLADTMALRESIILHTAKTFAPDIFLVDKEPSGLKGEVKSTLEMLKETKTQCVLGLRDVMDDPELLEIEWQKKQVWPVLENLYDELWVYGPQRMGNPLEGLSGNNQHINDKMKYSGYLPRHLPENIDPQSINIPEQPYILVTPGGGGDGIEMVDWVMRAYEAAKQPMPALFVLGPFMATAERNNFLQRAEALEQVEAVTFSSHLEHLMASAHAVIAMGGYNTFCEILSFDRPALILPRSKPRREQLIRATKAQNLGLLTSLDLAGTRDVNSMHKAIANLVTQPPPSQQSCATMLEGLNFVARRFGELIDNEQVPS from the coding sequence GTGCGCAATAAACTCGATAATTGTCGGTTACTTATTTATAGCCATGACTCATTTGGCCTCGGCCACCTGCGTCGTTGCCGCGCGCTTGCTCATGCACTGGTAGATCAATACAAAGGCCTGTCCATCCTGATTCTCACAGGCTCACCGATTATCGGGCGTTTTGACTTCAAGGCCCGAGTAGATTTCGTACGTATTCCCGGCGTCATCAAATTGCACAATGGTGACTACACCTCTTTGGGACTGCACATCGATCTTGCTGATACGATGGCACTGCGCGAATCAATTATTCTCCACACTGCAAAAACCTTCGCGCCTGATATTTTCCTGGTTGATAAAGAACCCTCCGGCTTGAAAGGAGAAGTTAAAAGCACCCTTGAAATGCTTAAAGAGACTAAGACTCAGTGCGTACTTGGCCTGCGTGATGTTATGGACGATCCTGAATTACTCGAAATCGAATGGCAGAAGAAGCAGGTCTGGCCTGTACTTGAAAACCTTTATGACGAGTTATGGGTATATGGTCCTCAACGCATGGGCAATCCTTTAGAAGGCTTGAGCGGCAATAACCAACACATCAATGACAAGATGAAGTATTCCGGCTACCTGCCACGCCATTTACCTGAAAACATTGATCCACAAAGCATCAATATTCCGGAACAACCGTATATTCTGGTTACCCCTGGTGGCGGCGGGGACGGCATTGAAATGGTTGACTGGGTTATGCGTGCATACGAGGCAGCAAAGCAGCCTATGCCAGCCTTGTTTGTACTTGGACCTTTCATGGCAACTGCAGAGCGCAATAACTTTCTGCAACGGGCAGAAGCTCTGGAACAAGTCGAAGCTGTCACTTTCAGCTCCCATTTAGAACATCTGATGGCCAGTGCTCATGCTGTTATTGCTATGGGTGGCTACAATACCTTCTGTGAAATTCTGTCGTTTGACCGCCCAGCACTGATTTTACCTCGCAGTAAACCGCGCCGCGAACAGCTCATCCGTGCAACTAAGGCTCAGAATCTTGGCCTCCTAACTTCACTGGATTTGGCGGGTACTCGCGACGTAAACAGCATGCATAAAGCTATTGCGAATCTGGTAACTCAACCCCCTCCTTCTCAGCAATCCTGCGCGACTATGCTGGAGGGCCTGAATTTTGTCGCACGTCGTTTCGGTGAACTAATCGATAACGAACAGGTTCCAAGTTAA
- a CDS encoding glycosyltransferase family 4 protein, with amino-acid sequence MKKIALILKGYPRLSETFIAQEIRALEKRGMDITLVSLRHPTDKQIHPIHRQIQAQVIYLPEYLHQEPLRVLKALGHSLKQRSFGKALTAFWKDLRRDTSRNRIRRFGQALVLTAEMPTNVQQMYAHFLHTPASVTRYSALLNGLPWSCSAHAKDIWTSEEWELREKLHELEWLATCTQANHTYLQGLSDNPNKVQLVYHGLDFERFNYPQASVSEATAETVKIISVGRAVPKKGYDDLLKAFAMLPADLNWHFTHIGGGSLLKPLQAQAEELGLSQRISWLGALPQEDVLEAYRNSDLFVLASKIIADGDRDGLPNVLMEAQSQALCCLATNISGIPELISSGKNGLLVDSESPTQLAEALQTLIRQPQLRDTLGKAGQTYLRENFDVEQGIDQLVDLFQNQQNS; translated from the coding sequence GTGAAAAAAATCGCCCTGATTCTGAAAGGCTACCCCCGCCTGTCTGAAACATTCATTGCCCAGGAAATAAGGGCTTTAGAAAAGCGTGGCATGGATATCACCCTGGTTTCACTCAGGCACCCAACTGATAAACAAATCCATCCTATTCATCGACAAATTCAGGCACAGGTTATTTACCTGCCTGAATACCTGCACCAGGAACCTCTCAGAGTATTAAAAGCGTTAGGACACAGCCTAAAACAACGTTCATTCGGAAAAGCCTTAACAGCTTTCTGGAAAGATCTCAGACGGGATACCAGCCGTAATCGTATCCGTCGTTTTGGCCAGGCACTGGTATTAACAGCAGAAATGCCGACTAATGTTCAGCAAATGTATGCTCACTTTCTGCACACACCCGCATCTGTTACCCGTTACTCCGCACTCTTAAACGGGCTTCCATGGAGCTGTTCTGCGCACGCAAAGGATATCTGGACGTCAGAAGAATGGGAGTTACGTGAAAAGCTTCATGAGCTGGAATGGCTGGCAACCTGCACCCAGGCTAACCATACCTATCTTCAGGGCCTCAGTGATAACCCGAATAAAGTACAGCTGGTCTATCACGGTCTCGATTTTGAGCGTTTTAATTATCCACAGGCATCCGTGTCTGAAGCAACTGCCGAAACAGTTAAAATCATCAGTGTTGGCAGAGCCGTACCCAAAAAAGGCTATGATGACCTGCTAAAAGCCTTCGCCATGCTCCCTGCTGACCTGAACTGGCACTTCACACATATTGGCGGCGGCTCTCTGCTTAAACCTCTGCAAGCGCAAGCTGAAGAACTGGGGCTTTCTCAGCGAATAAGCTGGTTAGGAGCCCTACCTCAGGAAGACGTACTCGAAGCCTACCGCAACAGTGATTTGTTCGTACTTGCCAGTAAAATTATTGCCGATGGTGACAGAGATGGATTGCCCAATGTATTAATGGAAGCGCAGAGTCAGGCACTGTGCTGTCTGGCAACCAATATATCCGGTATCCCTGAGTTAATTAGTAGCGGTAAAAATGGCTTGTTAGTTGATTCAGAGTCCCCAACACAACTTGCCGAAGCTTTACAAACATTGATCCGACAACCACAACTACGGGATACTCTTGGTAAAGCGGGACAGACATACCTGAGAGAAAATTTCGATGTTGAACAAGGTATCGATCAACTTGTAGATCTGTTCCAGAATCAGCAGAACAGCTAA
- a CDS encoding mechanosensitive ion channel family protein, with protein MLKIWSLTFALLLSVLSSAFAAESSGDDEYLYSSEKMASFLFMQHAIDRKDQLAQSAGTWSKQLDTMWHNMTKGQGGDGFTELLLTFAAMMIVALFVEAIVGYKLKRLCERITEQNSLDWRQSLGLLLLRCGFSYIALGVFSLVAYIIPLILYDTEDIYRLSLVAILNMVITIRAFAIIAQLVWAPHASGLRLMNMECHLAKRFYLWSIGFVAAYSISTTSWQLLYQFGVDAIMFALIVPINGLIMNCIAILFVLLNRETITNSFTEGREASSLFTQNVRHMWPTLISIWLLIIWVIWAANEFLGYYSQADQITPAWWITISFPILDRIIYVLLNKLKDISWLQSHSFERRCDTFIKRTLIAIRTILISAVLYHIINSFGYDTWEMLAASLGNMIDKSVDVIIVLVIGYAIWEVIQSAIERHLPADAFVEDNGMASLEGEGGGAGATRSETLLPLVRSFLLVFLLVCVLLTVLSIAGVEIAPLLAGAGIVGIAVGFGAQKLVQDVISGIFFLLDDAFRRGEYIEAAGLRGTVERISIRSIRLRHHLGAVQTIPFSEMATVTNLSRDWITMKLEFRLAYDTNVEQVRKLIKKVGQKMLEHEEYGPHFLLPLKSQGVIRVEESALIFRMKFTCVPGEQWIIRREAYRLVKEALSANDIHFAHRSVHVLLPEQPEELDKSTDAAALQHQAIAKAGAAALTASPEIRRQDKIDDDKANVIGADNDA; from the coding sequence ATGCTAAAAATCTGGTCACTTACCTTTGCATTATTGTTATCAGTCTTATCCTCCGCCTTCGCTGCTGAAAGCTCTGGTGATGACGAGTATCTTTATTCTTCTGAAAAAATGGCGTCATTTCTTTTCATGCAGCACGCTATTGATAGGAAAGACCAGTTAGCGCAAAGCGCTGGTACATGGTCTAAGCAGCTCGACACCATGTGGCATAACATGACCAAAGGTCAGGGCGGGGATGGCTTTACAGAATTATTGTTAACCTTCGCAGCAATGATGATCGTGGCTCTGTTTGTAGAAGCTATAGTGGGTTACAAACTCAAGAGATTGTGTGAGCGGATTACTGAACAAAACTCTCTCGACTGGCGTCAAAGCTTAGGGTTGTTATTACTGCGTTGCGGATTCAGCTATATAGCGTTGGGGGTATTTAGCCTCGTTGCTTACATCATTCCACTTATTTTATATGACACTGAAGATATTTATCGGTTATCCCTGGTCGCCATTCTGAACATGGTTATCACCATTAGAGCATTTGCAATTATTGCGCAGCTAGTTTGGGCGCCGCATGCATCTGGCTTGCGACTGATGAATATGGAGTGTCATTTAGCAAAACGCTTCTACCTATGGTCTATAGGCTTCGTTGCTGCCTACTCTATTTCCACAACTTCCTGGCAACTGCTTTATCAATTTGGCGTTGATGCAATCATGTTTGCTCTGATCGTGCCGATAAACGGCTTGATAATGAACTGTATAGCCATACTATTTGTGCTTCTAAATCGCGAAACAATTACGAATTCTTTTACTGAAGGGCGTGAAGCATCATCGCTTTTCACCCAAAACGTTCGTCATATGTGGCCGACACTTATAAGTATCTGGCTATTAATCATATGGGTGATCTGGGCTGCTAACGAATTTCTTGGTTATTACAGCCAGGCAGATCAAATCACTCCAGCATGGTGGATTACGATTAGCTTTCCTATTCTTGATCGTATTATTTATGTATTACTAAACAAGCTAAAAGATATTTCCTGGTTACAGAGCCACTCATTCGAGCGCCGCTGCGATACTTTCATCAAACGTACACTAATTGCTATTCGGACAATTCTTATTTCTGCCGTGCTATACCACATTATTAATAGCTTTGGTTACGACACCTGGGAAATGTTGGCAGCATCTCTCGGTAACATGATCGATAAGTCTGTCGATGTAATTATTGTTCTGGTCATTGGCTATGCAATCTGGGAAGTAATTCAGTCAGCCATTGAACGCCACCTACCAGCAGATGCCTTTGTAGAAGATAACGGCATGGCCAGCCTCGAAGGTGAAGGCGGCGGTGCAGGTGCGACCCGCTCTGAAACATTACTACCACTAGTACGCTCCTTCCTACTGGTATTCCTATTGGTGTGTGTGCTGCTAACAGTACTGAGCATTGCCGGAGTTGAGATTGCGCCGTTATTAGCAGGTGCCGGTATCGTAGGCATAGCAGTGGGTTTCGGCGCTCAAAAGCTGGTTCAGGATGTTATCTCCGGTATTTTCTTCCTCTTAGATGATGCATTCCGCCGCGGTGAATATATCGAAGCTGCTGGCCTGCGGGGCACGGTAGAAAGAATATCCATTCGTTCTATTCGTCTGCGTCATCATCTGGGTGCCGTACAGACAATCCCCTTCAGCGAAATGGCGACAGTAACGAACCTTTCTCGTGACTGGATTACCATGAAGTTAGAATTCCGTCTTGCATACGATACCAATGTTGAACAGGTGCGAAAGCTGATCAAGAAAGTTGGTCAAAAAATGCTGGAGCATGAAGAGTATGGCCCGCACTTTTTGCTGCCGCTTAAGTCCCAGGGAGTTATCAGAGTTGAGGAATCAGCGCTGATCTTCCGGATGAAGTTTACCTGCGTACCCGGCGAGCAGTGGATTATCCGCCGTGAAGCGTACCGTTTAGTGAAGGAAGCACTTAGTGCGAATGACATACATTTTGCGCACCGTTCTGTACATGTTCTTCTGCCTGAGCAGCCAGAAGAGCTGGATAAATCGACGGACGCCGCAGCCCTTCAGCACCAGGCTATTGCTAAAGCAGGCGCAGCAGCACTGACCGCCAGCCCGGAGATTCGACGCCAGGACAAAATCGACGATGACAAAGCGAATGTCATAGGCGCCGATAATGACGCCTGA
- a CDS encoding histidine phosphatase family protein, producing the protein MTDFYFLRHATTEWNLQKRLQGRTNIPLADEGISQLSQRTIPASLRDLRWFCSPLERARQTASLLDINAASEQALIEMNWGDWEGQTLSELRSSQADLLAHEEARGLDLTPPAGESPRDVQTRLTAWAELMSNQDSEKRFGCVCHKGIIRAVYAAASHWNMLDKPPHKLNFNAIQGFSFSNGEWRILELNIDIST; encoded by the coding sequence ATGACTGATTTCTACTTTCTGCGACACGCAACAACCGAATGGAACTTACAGAAGCGCCTACAGGGGCGAACCAATATTCCACTCGCGGATGAAGGTATCTCACAACTCAGTCAACGGACAATCCCAGCATCACTCAGGGATTTACGCTGGTTCTGCAGCCCACTGGAAAGGGCACGCCAAACAGCTTCCCTGCTAGACATCAACGCAGCTAGCGAGCAGGCTCTGATAGAAATGAACTGGGGTGACTGGGAAGGTCAGACATTGTCTGAGTTACGCAGCAGCCAAGCTGACCTCCTTGCACACGAAGAAGCTCGTGGATTAGACCTGACACCTCCAGCAGGTGAATCACCCCGGGACGTTCAGACACGTTTAACTGCCTGGGCAGAACTCATGAGCAATCAGGACAGCGAGAAACGTTTTGGCTGTGTTTGTCATAAAGGCATCATCCGCGCTGTATATGCCGCGGCAAGTCATTGGAACATGCTTGATAAACCGCCCCACAAACTAAACTTTAATGCCATTCAGGGCTTCAGTTTCAGTAATGGTGAATGGCGAATACTTGAGCTAAACATCGATATTTCTACTTAA
- a CDS encoding glycosyltransferase family protein, whose amino-acid sequence MAASTPRVLFYVQYLLGIGHVRRSALIVQALAKSGIQVDVIFGGRPVPHISFAPATMHFLDPVKSADNGFSGLVKADSSEFTDADKLSRVTKLLQICEQLQPDVIITETYPFGRRQMRFELTPLLEWARKQPEPPLVVSSIRDILQARSPKRENECINLIQQQYDKVLVHGDSDFTPLQKSFAKAIQIQSHLHYSGYVCPPKPAEKPREDLIVVSIGGGAVGKEILQAALQLHASGYATDCQWLLITGPNMAPEDKHALGTYNNNNLQVVDLADDFIDSLSRARVSVSMAGYNTVMDLLQTETPAVVVPFEAESETEQLARSQLLESKGLLTIVREKTLTAETLQHAIEQALRQQHQRPTINMQGAEHSANLLKEWAEQHMQACQRETSA is encoded by the coding sequence ATGGCTGCTTCAACTCCCCGTGTGTTGTTCTATGTACAATATCTGTTGGGGATAGGTCATGTCCGTCGCTCAGCCCTGATTGTTCAGGCACTAGCTAAATCAGGTATTCAGGTTGATGTGATATTTGGAGGCCGACCTGTTCCGCATATCAGTTTTGCGCCTGCCACTATGCATTTCCTCGATCCGGTCAAAAGTGCTGACAACGGATTTTCCGGCTTAGTAAAAGCTGATAGCTCTGAGTTTACCGATGCAGACAAACTCAGTCGCGTTACTAAACTCCTGCAAATATGTGAGCAACTTCAGCCCGATGTAATCATCACAGAAACCTATCCTTTTGGCCGGCGTCAAATGCGCTTTGAACTCACTCCTTTATTAGAGTGGGCCAGAAAACAACCTGAACCACCGTTAGTGGTTAGTTCAATACGCGATATCCTTCAGGCACGCAGTCCAAAGCGCGAAAACGAATGCATTAATTTAATTCAGCAGCAGTACGACAAAGTACTGGTACATGGCGATTCTGACTTCACACCGTTGCAAAAAAGCTTTGCTAAAGCGATTCAAATTCAAAGTCATTTACACTATAGCGGCTACGTTTGCCCACCTAAGCCAGCAGAAAAACCGCGGGAAGACTTAATTGTGGTTTCAATAGGCGGCGGAGCTGTCGGCAAAGAAATTCTGCAGGCCGCACTTCAACTGCATGCCAGTGGCTACGCGACGGACTGCCAATGGCTCCTTATTACCGGCCCGAATATGGCACCTGAAGATAAGCATGCTCTAGGTACATATAACAATAACAACCTGCAAGTTGTTGATCTCGCTGATGACTTCATCGACAGCCTGAGCCGTGCCCGCGTATCTGTTTCAATGGCTGGTTACAACACCGTTATGGATCTACTACAGACTGAAACACCTGCTGTCGTGGTGCCTTTCGAAGCCGAAAGTGAAACCGAACAGCTCGCCCGTAGCCAACTGCTTGAAAGCAAAGGCCTGCTAACCATTGTGCGGGAAAAAACCTTAACGGCAGAGACTCTCCAGCACGCCATCGAGCAGGCTCTTCGGCAGCAACACCAGCGACCCACGATTAATATGCAGGGCGCAGAACACTCAGCAAATCTGCTCAAAGAGTGGGCTGAACAACATATGCAAGCTTGCCAAAGAGAGACGTCAGCATGA
- a CDS encoding glycosyltransferase family 4 protein encodes MQRIAFYAPLKSPRHKNPSGDRQIARLLLQALALSGFDAELVSQFRSFDKPGNPARQQRMVQLAEKLAQRIINQWHSRGYSPDAWFTYHLYYKAPDLLGPYISKTLNIPYIVCEASWAAKRNNGPWHKYHQQLDLALNTASKVCSINPIDQIALETYYSQRVPSPLHRLAPFVNTLCTEPTHSKLQVSKTYNLDITKPWLITVAMMRDGDKFHSYQLLAETLQQTQADFQLLIIGDGKRRSEVQELFNNNSRVQFGEQLDNKELLDILPHFAINLWPAVNEALGMSFLESQARGCAVIAGDEGGVHSVIRDKETGILCPPRDPSALAKAVEQLLDQPERLQRYQENAKRYVAEQHSLQYASTELHKIITQSITAHTDYSQEF; translated from the coding sequence ATGCAACGCATCGCTTTTTATGCACCGCTAAAATCGCCGCGTCATAAAAACCCTTCCGGAGATCGTCAAATTGCTCGTTTGCTGCTGCAAGCGTTAGCGCTCTCCGGATTTGATGCAGAACTCGTCAGCCAGTTTCGCAGTTTTGATAAACCTGGCAACCCAGCCCGGCAACAACGTATGGTTCAACTGGCAGAAAAGTTAGCCCAGAGAATCATTAATCAGTGGCATTCACGTGGCTATAGTCCAGATGCCTGGTTTACTTACCATCTATATTATAAAGCCCCGGATTTATTGGGCCCCTATATAAGCAAAACCCTGAACATCCCCTACATTGTGTGCGAAGCGTCCTGGGCAGCTAAACGCAACAATGGCCCCTGGCATAAATATCATCAGCAACTGGATTTAGCACTCAATACAGCCAGTAAAGTCTGCTCTATTAATCCTATCGATCAAATTGCGCTTGAAACCTATTACAGCCAACGAGTGCCATCACCACTTCACCGACTCGCACCTTTCGTCAATACGCTTTGTACCGAACCAACCCACAGTAAGCTGCAGGTAAGCAAGACCTATAATCTGGACATTACCAAACCATGGCTGATAACTGTTGCGATGATGCGCGACGGTGACAAGTTTCATTCATATCAGCTGCTAGCTGAAACGCTGCAACAGACTCAGGCTGACTTTCAGCTATTAATTATCGGCGATGGCAAACGCCGATCGGAAGTGCAGGAACTATTTAATAACAATTCCAGAGTCCAGTTTGGCGAACAGCTGGATAATAAGGAGTTGCTTGATATACTGCCGCATTTTGCAATCAATCTGTGGCCAGCAGTAAACGAAGCTCTTGGGATGAGTTTTCTGGAGTCACAGGCCAGAGGCTGTGCAGTCATAGCCGGCGATGAAGGCGGGGTGCATTCTGTTATCCGGGATAAAGAAACCGGCATACTCTGTCCACCGCGTGATCCTTCTGCTTTAGCAAAAGCTGTTGAACAGCTACTTGACCAACCTGAACGATTACAACGCTATCAGGAAAATGCCAAACGTTATGTAGCTGAACAGCATAGTTTGCAATACGCATCTACAGAACTTCACAAGATTATTACGCAAAGCATTACTGCGCATACCGATTACTCTCAGGAATTCTGA